A genomic window from Triticum urartu cultivar G1812 chromosome 7, Tu2.1, whole genome shotgun sequence includes:
- the LOC125522764 gene encoding uncharacterized protein LOC125522764 yields MSRWRRGRPSLLLLRRAFLLAAVSAAALFLLLSHQGPDPRKPSSSSPDSAFSEELSVDPPPHFVFLEELSVDPPPASALPEELSVEPPPASASSDELHVVPPDAAAGSEGGPGGSTCATVEEMGEEAVGAGSTEAASLRVRELIRRHFLLHGAARVRSLPAAEFCKQGFVLGKASEAGFGNEMYKILTAAALSVMLNRSLVIGQTRGLYPFGHYISYTDHSFTIGEIKHLWRKNRCAQTYGRDLNVRVDDFENPSETNVLCSDWSRWKDPIIWFDGTTDAVGIQFFLKNVHPEMKTAASTIFGSLGMLHARPNTFGELMRVIISPSQVVQKAVQWASKGFSPDIVLHMRMMANRPVRARTAAVGCIQKAIQISGLKGTPRVALISDTPSFVKEMKQEISEFAEVTYFDYKSFAKSFDLEMNGKDKPLDFRSRDWGSAPRWAAFVDFFLASSARHTVITGAHRRVGTTYAQLIAALAAANRHGHEPSGANFTFLSSIHSNLLVDGLSTQAGWGHAWSRYAGPLSCPRQAHQCAPTPLLPHAWWDGRWRSPTGRDVRRLLGYGVSLSDTGEVDEERLASHCRSREDHVKRFHLLPPYKS; encoded by the exons ATGTCGCGATGGCGTCGCGGCCGCCCGTCGCTTCTCCTGCTCCGTCGAGCCTTCCTCCTCGCAGCCGTCTCTGCCGccgccctcttcctcctcctcagccATCAGGGCCCTGACCCCCGCAAACCCtcctcttcgtctcccgactcGGCCTTCTCGGAAGAGCTCTCCGTTGACCCGCCTCCCCACTTCGTCTTCTTGGAAGAGCTCTCCGTGGACCCGCCTCCCGCCTCGGCCTTGCCGGAAGAGCTCTCCGTTGAGCCGCCTCCCGCTTCGGCCTCCTCGGACGAGCTCCATGTCGTGCCGCCTGACGCGGCGGCTGGTTCGGAGGGAGGGCCCGGCGGGTCAACGTGCGCGACGGTGGAGGAGATGGGGGAGGAGGCCGTCGGCGCGGGGTCGACTGAGGCGGCCAGCCTCCGCGTCCGCGAGCTGATTCGGCGCCACTTCCTGCTCCACG GCGCTGCGAGAGTTAGGTCGCTGCCTGCAGCTGAGTTCTGCAAACAAGGCTTTGTGTTGGGGAAAGCATCTGAAGCTGGGTTTGGCAACGAGATGTACAAGATATTAACGGCAGCAGCTCTGAGTGTTATGTTAAACCGCTCCCTGGTCATCGGCCAAACCAG GGGATTATATCCATTTGGACATTACATTTCTTATACTGACCACTCGTTTACTATTGGAGAAATCAAGCATTTATGGAGGAAAAACCGATGTGCCCAAACATATGGTAGAGATCTGAATGTGAGGGTAGACGATTTTGAGAATCCCTCGGAGACAAATGTTCTTTGTAGTGACTGGAGCAGATGGAAAGATCCAATAATCTG GTTTGATGGCACAACAGATGCAGTTGGAATCCAGTTCTTTCTAAAGAATGTTCACCCTGAAATGAAAACTGCTGCTTCAACAATTTTTGGATCCTTAGGCATGCTACATGCCAGGCCTAATACATTCGGGGAACTTATGCGAGTGATCATATCTCCCTCCCAGGTAGTCCAGAAAGCAGTTCAGTGGGCATCGAAGGGTTTCAGTCCAGATATTGTTCTGCACATGCGAATGATGGCCAATAG GCCAGTACGAGCAAGAACTGCTGCAGTTGGTTGTATTCAGAAAGCTATACAGATTTCTGGTTTGAAGGGTACACCTCGGGTGGCATTGATCTCCGACACACCATCATTTGTTAAGGAGATGAAGCAAGAGATCAGTGAGTTTGCAGAG GTAACTTATTTTGATTACAAATCGTTTGCCAAGAGTTTTGACCTAGAGATGAATGGAAAGGACAAG CCCTTGGACTTCCGGTCACGAGACTGGGGATCAGCTCCAAGGTGGGCGGCCTTCGTCGATTTCTTCCTGGCCTCAAGCGCCAGGCACACGGTCATCACCGGAGCGCATCGACGCGTGGGAACGACCTACGCGCAGCTCATCGCAGCGCTGGCCGCAGCAAACAGACATG GTCACGAGCCCTCGGGCGCGAACTTCACGTTCCTGAGCAGCATCCACAGCAACCTGCTGGTGGACGGGCTGTCGACGCAGGCCGGCTGGGGCCACGCCTGGAGCAGGTACGCGGGGCCCCTGAGCTGCCCGCGCCAGGCGCACCAGTGCGCGCCGACCCCGCTCCTCCCGCACGCGTGGTGGGACGGCCGGTGGCGGAGCCCCACCGGCAGGGATGTCAGGAGGCTGCTGGGCTACGGCGTCTCGTTGTCGGACACGGGGGAGGTGGACGAGGAGCGGCTCGCGTCGCACTGTCGGTCGAGGGAAGATCATGTCAAGAGGTTCCATCTTCTCCCGCCGTACAAGAGTTGA